tctcattccccctgctctggtgtccccccctctcattccccctgctctggcgttcccccctctcattccccctgctctggtgttcccccggCCTACATACACAGGACACAGACATATGGCATCCAGGCAGCCATACTACCAAAATACAGAAAGATATAGTAATAATAGCGTGCCCTTACAGTAGTTAGGTTGTAGCACGTTTAAaggagcgggggggggggtgcgtagcggtgtcacgattctccaaatcctccatttgattacattttcgattctaaggtcacgaTACGATTCAATTGTcgattttttcattatttatacttttatgcaatataatatctgacctttgtttgcTATGTGCTAcattacattgtcaaatttaaaacatttattaacaacataataacATATCTTGTTATttatcaataaagtaaaaaataaaaatgtttgccGACAACGCCAGGGCAGCACAGCGGCCGAgcgagagagcagagaggaggactcagcagtagagctgggcaagatatcatatatcaatatcgtgatatgagaatagatatcgtcttagattttggatatggtCACATGGTCACATGGTCGCATGGTCGCATGGTCGCATGGTCACATGGTCACATGGTCGCATGGTCGCATGGTCGCATGGTCACATGGTCGCATGGTCGCATGGTCGCATGGTAACATGGTCGCATGGTCACATGGTCACATGGTCGCATGGTCACATGGTAATATAGTAGCATGGTCGCATGGTCGCATGGTAATATAGTAACATGGTAATATAGTAACATGGTAACATGGTAATATAGTAACATGGTAACATGGTAACATGGTAATATGGTAACATGGTAACATGGTAACATGGTAATATAGTAACATGGTAGCATGGTCGCATGGTCACATGGTAACATGGTCGCATGGTCACATGGTCACATGGTAATATAGTAACATGGTAACATGGTAACATGGTAACATGGTAACATGGTAATATAGTAACATGGTCGCATGGTAATATAGTAACATGGTCGCATGGTCACATGGTCACATGGTAATATAGTAACATGGTAACATGGTAACATGGTCGCATGGTCACATGGTCGCATGGTAACATGGTAACATGGTCGCATGGTAATATAGTAACATGGTCGCATGGTAATATAGTAACATGGTAACATGGTCGCATGGTAACATGGTCACATGGTCACATGGTAATATAGTAACATGGTCACATGGTCACATGGTAATATAGTAACATGGTAACATGGTAACATGGTCACATGGTCGCATGGTCGCATGGTAACATGGTAACATGGTCGCATGGTAACATGGTCACATGGTCACATGGTAATATAGTAACATGGTCACATGGTCACATGGTAATATAGTAACATGGTAGCATGGTAACATGGTAACATGGTAACATGGTCGCATGGTAACATGGTAACATGGTAACATGGTAACATGGTCACATGGTCACATGGTAATATAGTAACATGGTAACATGGTAACATGGTCACATAGTAACATGGTAATATAGTAACATGGTAACATGGTAACATGGTAATATAGTAACATGGTAACATGGTAATATGGTAACATGGTAACATGGTAATATAGTAACATGGTAACATGGTAATATAGTAACATGGTAACATGGTAACATGGTAACATGGTAATATGGTAATATGGTAACATGGTAATATGGTAACATGGTAATATAGTAACATGGTAACATGGTAATATGGTATAAGTGTGTTCTCCTGGTTGtaaaggctgtattacagtgaagtgatgtcattgtctgacctcaccagactgctgtaactgttctattatttacctttaatcacttagtcattatatccacattatgatgATTATTGATCCAACATCTcattgtgtgaatattttgttaaagcagcgATAGTCCACACGACAATATCGTTGCTGTaccgatatcgaggtatttagTCAAAAATATGGTGATATCTGATAGTCTCCATATGGCCCAGCCCTGCTCAGCAGTCccctaacttgttgctctctctaatagAACCAGTTTAAGCTGCTCTGTGCAACTGTGCGGTTTTGTTGGGATTaagctataagcagaaggaatctctgctagctgctagcaactagctgctaggctaacgTGCGatggtaaacacacagagtATGGTCCACGCACACAGCAGAGGTTCcaaactgtgttttttgtcgacaacgcaaacgttgtcaacataactcactggaaatcccaaatacttccacaccggcgacttcagtgaaagaggagggggctgCAGCGAGTGTAAGAGCAGGGacagtgtgggggggggggacagtgGTCGGGTGCGTTGTTACCTTGGCGTGTTTGAGCTCCAGCTCGGCCAGCTCCACCAGGTTCTTCCTGAAGGCTGCAACTCGTCTCGTCTTGAAGTCTACGAGCTCTGGTTCATCAGACACAATCCACCATTagagggggggcgggggggggtgtgtgtgagtgtgtgtgtacttgttttactatattcgtggggtccaaaaaccggggaatacagtatacttgtggggccaaaatgctggaccccccaaggttaaaggtctgtttgagggttaagacttggttttaggattagggttagaatgaggttctggttagggtgaggggctagggaatgcattatgtcaatgacgggtccccacaaagatagtgagtgcactaagtgtgtgtgtgtgtgtgtgtgtgtgtgtgtgtgtctgtgtgtgtctgtctctgtgtgtgcgtgtgtgtctgtctctgtgtgtgtgagtgagtgtctgtctctgtgtgtgtgtgtgtgtgtgtgtgtgtgtgtgtgtgcgcgcgctgacCTTGCTTGGCAGACTCTGAGATCTTCTCAAACTTGTGGCAGCAGAGCTGCTGGCTGGTCTCAGCCTGCAGCACATCTCTGTTCTTAGCGCGAGCTTTGTCCAGAGCTTTGTTAGCGTTCTCGTAGTCCACCAGAGCCCGACTCCTCCGGTACAGCagatcctgcacacacacacacacacacacacacacacacacacacacacacacacacacacacacacacacacacacatacaaaatgaTGTTCAGCTGTAGAATGAATGTGTCTTTAAGATTTGTTGAGGAATATTTtcagccgtcacacacacagataggaCATGTGTGTGTCCTTCACTCAGACTGAGTGTGAACATGGGACTTGTTGACTGACCTTCGCAGCCTGGGACTCTCTCAGGTAATATTTCAGCAGGTCGGCCAGCTTCAGGTCTTCATCTGCTGCAACTCGAGCTTCAATTTTCTGGAAAAACGACAGAAACCTTCACAGGTCTGATCATGTCCAAAACAACCGCTTTCATACACTAGAGCAGAGACAGTCTGAGAACCAGTGGTCTCTACGAGACAGATAACATACCCTGGTTTCTCAAACTGGAGgggggggtctgtgtgtgtgtgtgtgtgtgtgtgtgtgtgtgtgtgtgcgtgtgtgtgtgtgtgtgtgtgcgtgtgtgtgtgtgtgtctgcgtgtgtgtgtgtgtgtgtgtgtctgcgtgtgtgtgtgtgtgtgtgtgtgtgtgtgcgtgtgtgtgtgtgtgtgtgtgtgtgtgtgtgtgtgtgtgtgtgtgtgtgtgtgtgtgtgtgtgtgtgtctgcatgtatgtgtgtgtgtgtgtgtgtgtgtctgcgtgtatgtgtgtgtgtgtgtgtgtgtgtgtatatgtgtgtgtgtgtgtatgtgtgtgtgtgtgtgtgtgtgtgtgtgtgtgtatatatgtgtgtgtgtgtgtgtgtatatactgtgtgtgtgtatgtgtgtgtgtatatgtgtgtatgtatatatatatgtgtatgtgtgtgatatatatatatatgtatatattatgtatatatatgtatgtgtatatgtgtgtgtgtttatatatgtgtatgatgtgtaatgtgtatatatatatatatatatatatatatatatatatatatatatatatatatatatatatatatatgtgtgtgtgtaatatatagtgtgtgtgtatatatatatatatatatatgtgtgtgtgtatatatatatatatatatatgtgtagtgtgtgtgtgtgtgtgtgtatatatgtgtgtgtgtgtgtgtgtatatatatgtgtgtgtgtgtgtatatgtgtgtgtgtgtgtgtgtgtgtgtgtatatatgtgtgtgtgtgtgtgtgtgtgtatatatatgtgtgtgtgtgtgtgtgtgtgtgtgtgtgtgtgtgtgtgtgtgtgtgtgtatatatatatatgtgtgtgtgtgtgtgtgtgtgtgtgtgtgtgtgtgtgtgtgtgtgtgtgtgtgtgtgtgtgtgtgtgtatatgtgtgtgtgtgtgtgtgtgtgtgtgtgtgtgtgtgtgtgtgtgtgtgtgtgtgtgtgtgtgtgtgatcatgtccaaaacatttttcattcacTAGAGCAGAGACAGTTTGAGAACCAGTGGTCTCTACGAGACAGATAACATACCCTGGTTTTCTCAAACAGCTCCGACACTTTGAGGAAGAACCTGAAACAGAAgtaacaggaaacaggaagtgatgtcagcGTGATGACATCGTGCCTGTGAGAACAACAGAACCAGAAAGCATTGCGATGTTTGTTCGTACTTGCAGAGGTCGGTGGAGTCCTGCGTTCCTAACGTGTAGAGAGACGAGGCGATTCTGTTGATGTCGTCTGCTGCGTctgaacacaaacaacacactctTTGTCACAAACACTTCCCATGATGCACCTGGAGAGTCTTCCATACATCACACCGTAAGGGTGTAGAACGGAGTGAGGAAGAACTCATTACATACTCAGAAATGTCCTGAAAAACTCGTAGAaactgtgtgtctgagtgtgtctgcgtgtatgtatgtgtgtgtgtgtgtgtgtgtctgcgtgtatgtatgtgtgtctgcgtgtgtgtgtgtgtgtgtgtgtgtgtctgcgtgtatgtgtgtgtgtgtatgcgtgtgtgtctgcgtgtatgtgtgtgtgtgtgtgtgtgtctgcgtgtgtgtttgtctgcatgtgtgtgtgtgtctgcgtgtgtgtgtgtccgtgtgtgtgtgtgtgtgtgcgtgtgtgtgtgtctgcatgtgtgtgtgtgtgtgtgtgtgtgtgtgtatctatgtgtgtgtgtgtgtgtgtgtgtgtgtgtgtctgcgtgtgtgtgtgtgtgtgtgtgtgtgtgtgtgtgtgtctgcatgtgtgtgtgtgcgtgtgtgtgtgtgtgtctgcatgtttctgtctgctgtgtgtgtgtgtgtctgcatgtgtgtgtctgctgtgtgtgtgtgtgtgtgtctgcgtgtgtgtgcgtgtgtctgcgtgtgtgtgtgtgtgtgtgtctgcgtgtgtgtctgcatgtgtgtgtgtgtgtgtgtgtgtgtctgcgtgtgtctgcgtgtgtgtctgcgtgtgtgtctgtgtgtgtgtgtgtgtctgcgtgtgtgtgtgtgtgtgtgtgtgtgtgtgtgtgtctgtgtgtgtgtgtgtgtgtgtgtgtgtgtgtgtgtgtgtgtgtgtgtgtctgtgtgtgtgtctgtgtgtgtgtctgtgtgtgtgtctgtgtgtgtgtactgttgAGTTGTGTTACTGATTCTCACTTTTGTGCGAGCGGATCATTCTGTCAGATTTGGCCGAAGCGTCTTTGACTCTGTTGTGATATTCTAACAGAAACGTCTTCTCGTGCTCAAAGAAGTCGTCCACGTCctgaaaaaacagacagacaataaaaacattaataacatGTGACGGACGTGAAACCCCAAAATATTATGAACTGAAGTCTGAAGTGTGAACTGCCACCTTGACTCCGGCCACCAGGACGCCGTCGGCTGACTTCACCACGTTCTTAAAGAAATCCTCCAGCTTCTCCTTCTTGTTCTTCCCTCGAACACTCAACTGTCaggacagaggacagagagaagaggacagagagaagaggacagaggacagagagaagaggacagagagaagaggacagaggacagagagaagaggacagagagaagaggacagagagaagaggacagagagaagaggacagaggacagagagaagaggacagagagaagaggacagaggacagagagacagaggacagagagaagaggacagaggacagagagagaggacagagagaagaggacagaaggacagagagagaagagagagaagaggagaggacagagagaagaggacagagagaagaggacagaggtcacacacaacaacaacgacgacaacaacaacaacaacaacgaagACGACGACAACGTGGAGCAGATAGAGGCCAGGTTCAGATAGAGGCCAGGTTCAGATAGAGGCCAGGTTCAGATAGAGACCAGGTTCAGATAGAGACCAGGTTCAGAGAGAGACCAGGTTCAGATAGAGACCAGGTTCAGATAGAGACCAGGTTCAGATagagaccaggttcagactaagaccaggttcagagagagaccaggggcccgtttcaggaaggtttacagtgtgtagtgtgtgtacagtgtgtagtgcgtgtgtacagtgtgtatatgtacagtgtgtatatgtacagtgtgtatatgtacagtgtgtgtacagtgtgtgtttacagtgtgtgtgtacactgtgtagtgtgtgtgtacagtgtgtgtttacagtgtgtagtgtgtgtgtgtgtacagtgtgtgtgtacactgtagtgtgtgtttacagtgtgtagtgcgtgtgtgtgtgtgtgtgtgtgtacagtgtgtagtgcgtgtgtacagtgtgtagtGCGTGTGTACAGtgcgtgtgtacagtgtgtgtgtacagtgtgtgtgtacactgtgtagtgtgtgtacagtgtgtgtgtacagtgtgtagtgtgtgtgtgtgtacagtgtgtagtgtgtgtgtagtgcgtgtgtagtgcgtgtgtacagtgtgtgtacagtgtgtgtacagtgtgtgtacagtgtgtgtacagtgtgtgacTCACGTCCTGGTTGTACTCCAGGAAGACGTGGAAGTTGAGGTCTTTCCGGAGAACAGGATGAGCCGCCACGCGACACAGGAAGACCTCGTGCATGGCGACGGTCTTCTTAAAGATGGCGAGGTACTCTCTGGAAACACACGAAGCTAGTTACTCCGGTACTCCGGTACTCAGGTACTCAGGTAGTTAGGGAGGTACTGAGTGAGTAGTCTCAATATACAGCACATTTCCACGATAaagtcttcctctctctgtgtttccgtAGAAATATTGGCGtgagtgtcggtgttgccaaaggtctttgagactgaaacacaaccctgctacgttccccctctcattccccctgctctggtgttccccctctcattccccctgctctggtgttcctcctctcattccccctgctctggtgttccccctctcattccccctgctctggtgttccccctctcattccccctgctctggtgttcccccctctcattccccctgctctggtgtctccccctctcattccccctgctctggtgttcccccctctcattccccctgctctggtgtctccccctctcattccccctgctctggtgtttccccctctcatttccccctgctctggtgtttccccctctcattcccccctgctctggtgttccccctctcatttccccctgctctggtgtttccccctctcattccccctgctctggtgttccccctctcattccccctgctctggtgttccccctctcattccccctgctctgtttCCCCCCTTCAACATTTGGTGACTCACGCCTCCAGCTCCTGCTTCATCTTGGTGAACTCCTCCTTGGTCATGGATCCTTCTCCCTCCCCGAGCTTCTGTAGCTTCTCTCTGGACGCATCAAAGTCTGGTCTGGGGGGCGCGGGGGGGATCtacatcacaacaacaacaccactaTCAGGCCGGAACatttaaacgtgtgtgtgtgtgtgtgtgtgtgtgtgtatgtgtgtgtgtgcgcgcgtgcgtgtctctgcgtgcgagtgtgtgtgtgtgtgtgtgtgtgcgcgcgtgtgcgtatgtgtgtctgtgtgtgtgtgtatctgtgtgggtctgtgtatgtgtgtatgtgtgtgtgcgcgtgcgtgtgtgtatgtatgtatgtatgtatgtgtgtgtgtgtgtgtgtgcgtgcgtctgtgtgtgtgtctgtgtgtgtgtgtgtgtgtgtgtgtgcgcgtgcgtgtatgcgtgtgtgtgtctgtgtgtatgtatatatatgtgtgtgtgtgtgtgtatgtatatatgtgtgtgtgtatatatatgtatatatatgtgtgtgtgtatgtatatgtatatatatgtgtgtgtgtatgtatatatgtttgtgtgtgtatgtatatatgtttgtgtgtgtgtgtgtgtgtatatgtatgtgtgtgtgtgtgtgtgtgtgtgtgtgtatatgtatgtgtgtgtgtgtgtgtgtgtttctcacgATGTATCCGGCGTACTCTTCGTTCTCTACGAACGAGTCGTGCAGCCAGATGAACTCTTCGTGCTGTCGGACCACCGAGAACTCGTTCTGCTTGAAGTTTGGGAGCGTGCTCTGTGCAAACAGGACAGGACGTGTACTCGAGTATTACCATATTATGTTACTTCATACTTCTACTCCTCACACAGAATACTGGCGTTTCCACAGGCAGCTGAAATAACGGCAGAGCGGAGCTGTGACAACAGCGATATGACTGAATTTTGGTATATatcaaatcaaatgaatgcaaagaaagttactttatgaagttgactttaagatttgtatttgtttattatttatttatttattgatttactgtaaacaaaagaaacgtgTGAACTAGAGtccatctagtgtttagtaactcctaaataatgttgattactcactgacgtccagtgatcagcggttaatgagacagagtttgcAGCATCttgcagatatatatatatatatatatagaggcgGGTCAgagtgagactactgtccccctcgacggccatgtataagacagggtcaggtgagactactgtccccctcgatggccgtgtataagacgggtcaggtgagactactgtcctcctcgatggtcgtgtataagacgggtcaggtgagactactgtcctcctcgacggccatgtataagacgggtcaggtgagactactgtccccctcgatggtcatgtataagacgggtcaggtgagactactgtccccctcgatggtcatgtataagacgggtcaggtgaaactactgtcctcctcgacggccatgtataagacgggtcaggtgagactacggtccccctcgacggccatgtataagacgggtcaggtgagactactgtccccctcgatggtcgtgtataagacgggtcaggtgagactactgtccccctcgacggccgtgtataagacgggtcaggtgagactactgtcctcctcgacggccacgtataagacgggtcaggtgagactactgtcctcctcgacggccacgtataagacgggtcaggtgagactactttcctcctcgacggccacgtataagacgggtcaggtgagactactttCCTCCTCGACgtccatgtataagacgggtcaggtgagactactgtccccctcgacggccatgtataagacgggtcaggtgagactactgtcccccctcgacggccatgtataagacgggtcaggtgagactactgtccccctcgacggccatgtataagacgggtcaggtgagactactgtccccctcgacggccatgtataagacgggtcaggtgagactactgtccccctcgacggccatgtataagacgggtcaggtgagactactgtccccctcgacggccatgtataagaagaggtcaggtgagactactgtcctcctcgacggccatgtataagacgggtcaggtgagactactgtcccccctcGATGGCCATGTATAAggcgggtcaggtgagactactgtccccctcgacggccatgtataagacgggtcaggtgagactactgtccccctcgacggccatgtataagacgggtcaggtgagactacggtccccctcgacggccatgtataagactggtcaggtgagactactgtccccctcgatggccgTGTATAAGAcaggtcaggtgagactactgtccccctcgacggccatgtataagaagaggtcaggtgagactactgtcctcctcgacggccatgtataagacgggtcaggtgagactactgtcctcctcaacggccatgtataagacgggtcaggtgagactactgtcctcctAGATGGCCAtatataagacgggtcaggtgagactactgtcctcctAGATGGCCAtatataagacgggtcaggtgagactactgtccccctcgacggccatgtataagacgggtcaggtgagactactgtccccctcgacggccgtgtataagacgggtcaggtgagactactgtcctcctcgacggctatgtataagacgggtcaggtgagactactgtccccctcgatggtcatgtataagacgggtcaggtgaaactactgtccccctcgacggccatgtataagacgggtcaggtgagactacggtccccctcgacggccatgtataagactggtcaggtgaaactactgtccccctcgacggccatgtataagacgggtcaggtgagactacggtccccctcgacggccatgtataagactggtcaggtgagactactgtccccctcgacggccatgtataagactggtcaggtgaaactactgtcccctcgacggccatgtataagacgggtcagaacatgccaaccgtagtacgtctttaagacccgagtcctctacgatgctgacaggtctgcagttagttgccacccattttgcaagagcggtagtaatttttggggatttggtttcatccacaggtcggcaactagtagcactctccaaaatactgcttagcctgagtgggtagcatgctagtgggtagcatcacgttaactgtactactatgcttagctccgtagctggtagctccagctggacgtgcttcgtgatatcttaattcagctttacacaacgtgcatatggtttagacttgtctacgagccgtccgggagttttggaaaataaactgAATCCAtcatcctgcagcagcaggatgtgttaggaggaagtggcagcttgatgagaagtaacggtgctgcaaagggtcaaaattgTGAAgtggaaatacattaataaatggaggcatgagattaaaaaaagtaacGTGTTAtgctcagctctctctctctctctctcgttattGAAGTGAAGTGGGACAGCAGCCCTCTCACCTTGGTGTGGACGGTGAACTTGACCTTGTCTCTCTCGCTCAGAGCGTCCGAGATGTCGACCTGCAGCGTGGCGTCCGTCTGCAGATCCACGTTCACCGCCCGCGGCTGCAA
This region of Sander vitreus isolate 19-12246 chromosome 20, sanVit1, whole genome shotgun sequence genomic DNA includes:
- the snx6 gene encoding sorting nexin-6 isoform X1 codes for the protein MMQEGLDDGPDFLSEEDRGPRAVNVDLQTDATLQVDISDALSERDKVKFTVHTKSTLPNFKQNEFSVVRQHEEFIWLHDSFVENEEYAGYIIPPAPPRPDFDASREKLQKLGEGEGSMTKEEFTKMKQELEAEYLAIFKKTVAMHEVFLCRVAAHPVLRKDLNFHVFLEYNQDLSVRGKNKKEKLEDFFKNVVKSADGVLVAGVKVDVDDFFEHEKTFLLEYHNRVKDASAKSDRMIRSHKNAADDINRIASSLYTLGTQDSTDLCKFFLKVSELFEKTRKIEARVAADEDLKLADLLKYYLRESQAAKDLLYRRSRALVDYENANKALDKARAKNRDVLQAETSQQLCCHKFEKISESAKQELVDFKTRRVAAFRKNLVELAELELKHAKGNLQLLQSCLGVLKGNT
- the snx6 gene encoding sorting nexin-6 isoform X2, encoding MMQEGLDDGPDFLSEEDRGPRAVNVDLQTDATLQVDISDALSERDKVKFTVHTKSTLPNFKQNEFSVVRQHEEFIWLHDSFVENEEYAGYIIPPAPPRPDFDASREKLQKLGEGEGSMTKEEFTKMKQELEAEYLAIFKKTVAMHEVFLCRVAAHPVLRKDLNFHVFLEYNQDLSVRGKNKKEKLEDFFKNVVKSADGVLVAGVKDVDDFFEHEKTFLLEYHNRVKDASAKSDRMIRSHKNAADDINRIASSLYTLGTQDSTDLCKFFLKVSELFEKTRKIEARVAADEDLKLADLLKYYLRESQAAKDLLYRRSRALVDYENANKALDKARAKNRDVLQAETSQQLCCHKFEKISESAKQELVDFKTRRVAAFRKNLVELAELELKHAKGNLQLLQSCLGVLKGNT